A genomic region of Pseudoalteromonas rubra contains the following coding sequences:
- a CDS encoding ABC transporter permease → MIKYGFLPFSAYVISDFLVFHRHRSISLEILLRQIRFTGVEALGLVMLIALLIGALIIVQGYPLLSSIGQVKWTYAILISTIVRDLGPFIVCFVVLARSGTAITTELGNMVVRKEIDALIAMGVSPISYLVAPRVLGMVASLILLMSYFVACGIFGGYLVSNAFASIPLSTFFAKLMAQLHWLDMVIMLAKVAFSGLMISLIASYHGLTVKSAITEVPQRNIKAVGRGLIALCVIHVMFTLLYFALMGDW, encoded by the coding sequence ATGATTAAGTATGGATTTTTACCTTTTTCAGCCTATGTGATATCTGACTTTTTGGTCTTTCACCGTCACCGTTCAATTAGTCTGGAAATTTTATTACGTCAGATCCGTTTTACCGGTGTTGAGGCACTCGGTCTGGTGATGCTGATTGCCTTGCTGATAGGTGCATTGATCATTGTTCAGGGCTACCCTTTGTTGTCTTCCATTGGCCAGGTCAAGTGGACCTATGCCATTTTGATTTCAACCATTGTCAGGGATCTCGGCCCGTTTATTGTTTGCTTTGTGGTACTGGCCCGATCGGGTACTGCAATTACCACAGAGCTGGGCAATATGGTGGTTCGTAAGGAAATAGATGCACTGATAGCCATGGGCGTATCACCCATCTCCTATCTCGTTGCGCCCAGGGTTTTGGGTATGGTTGCATCGCTTATATTGCTTATGAGTTACTTTGTTGCGTGCGGTATTTTTGGCGGTTATCTGGTCAGCAATGCGTTTGCTTCGATCCCTCTGAGTACGTTTTTCGCTAAGCTCATGGCACAGTTGCACTGGCTCGATATGGTGATCATGTTGGCTAAGGTCGCATTTTCCGGATTGATGATCAGCTTGATTGCCAGCTATCACGGCCTGACCGTGAAAAGTGCAATTACTGAGGTACCGCAGCGCAATATAAAAGCAGTTGGCCGGGGTTTGATAGCCTTATGCGTGATCCATGTGATGTTTACTTTGTTGTATTTTGCTCTGATGGGTGACTGGTGA
- a CDS encoding dicarboxylate/amino acid:cation symporter: MTNSQTTNAPAGLLQKKRLWLQILIALALGISVGLLLSPQGAALVSYSAAMDIAQWVALPGRVFLALIQMVVIPLVLSSIILGIAGNKDTDFLKKVGVRILPYFVTTTFIAVMLGLTMVYLIEPGNYVDSGLFSAIVDQPAQVVATQAAQSSIPDKVAAIIPANPTQSTLDKDMFAIVIYASFIGMALTTLAERRKALMIDFMDGIQSVSLQIVNWAMLLAPFAVFGLLCDITIRIGVDALIGVSAYVATVLLGLAGLLTIYTLVASFVAKIHPLAFLKAIRGAQLLAFSTSSSAAVMPLSMRTAQEQLGVKKPIVQFIVPLGATINMDGTALYQVVAAIFLTQVFGVDLSVNQVVLLILTTVGASIGSPSTPGVGIVILASVLASFGIPAAGIALILGVDRILDMCRTVINVSGDLTACVVMNHWLKDELALTERGQISTKIDDVITS, from the coding sequence ATGACAAACAGTCAAACGACAAACGCGCCTGCTGGCTTATTACAGAAGAAGCGCCTCTGGCTGCAAATTTTAATTGCACTGGCGCTTGGCATCTCAGTTGGCTTATTGCTTTCCCCTCAGGGCGCTGCCCTGGTCAGTTACTCTGCCGCCATGGACATCGCACAATGGGTTGCCCTGCCCGGGCGGGTATTCCTTGCTCTGATCCAAATGGTGGTGATACCGCTGGTTTTATCTTCCATTATTCTGGGTATTGCAGGTAATAAAGACACGGACTTTTTAAAGAAAGTCGGGGTGCGTATTTTGCCTTACTTTGTCACAACTACCTTTATTGCGGTTATGCTTGGCCTTACGATGGTCTATCTCATAGAGCCAGGTAACTATGTGGACAGTGGTTTGTTCAGCGCCATTGTGGATCAACCCGCTCAGGTTGTCGCAACGCAGGCAGCACAAAGCTCCATACCGGATAAAGTCGCAGCCATTATTCCCGCTAATCCAACGCAATCCACGCTTGATAAAGACATGTTTGCCATCGTCATTTACGCCAGCTTTATTGGCATGGCGCTGACCACCCTGGCAGAGCGGCGCAAAGCCCTGATGATAGATTTTATGGATGGGATCCAATCTGTTTCACTGCAAATCGTTAACTGGGCCATGCTATTGGCACCTTTTGCCGTGTTTGGCCTGCTGTGTGATATCACCATACGTATTGGTGTGGATGCATTGATTGGGGTTTCAGCCTATGTTGCGACGGTTCTGCTGGGACTCGCGGGCTTGTTGACTATCTATACCCTGGTCGCCTCATTTGTAGCTAAAATCCACCCTCTGGCTTTTTTAAAGGCGATCCGCGGCGCGCAATTACTGGCATTTTCAACGTCCAGCTCCGCGGCGGTCATGCCGCTGTCTATGCGTACTGCCCAGGAACAACTTGGGGTAAAAAAACCAATTGTGCAATTTATCGTACCGCTTGGTGCTACCATTAACATGGACGGCACCGCGCTGTATCAGGTCGTGGCTGCGATTTTCCTTACCCAGGTATTTGGCGTTGACTTGTCTGTAAACCAGGTCGTACTGCTGATCCTAACCACAGTCGGTGCATCAATCGGCTCACCCAGTACCCCTGGCGTCGGTATTGTGATCCTGGCGTCCGTGTTGGCCAGCTTTGGTATCCCTGCCGCGGGCATAGCGTTGATACTCGGGGTTGACCGAATTTTAGATATGTGTCGCACCGTTATCAATGTAAGTGGCGACCTGACTGCCTGTGTCGTGATGAACCACTGGTTAAAAGACGAGCTGGCTCTGACTGAGCGGGGACAAATAAGTACAAAGATAGATGACGTAATCACAAGCTAG
- a CDS encoding energy transducer TonB, with protein sequence MRYILLAGLSIVSVFNAQGKTLYGDVRLTEVQPPNGQVFWKPDAEHKSRYPVSLARKGIAGCAIFKVNLDAQGNTESVVLLRSIPTASLSRPGKKILKRWPWSLASDTAPQAEEKIVRLDFCLGGQSVDEAQARCKVQASLSCEA encoded by the coding sequence ATGCGGTATATCTTACTGGCTGGCTTGTCCATTGTTAGCGTATTTAATGCTCAGGGCAAAACCTTGTACGGCGATGTCAGGTTGACAGAAGTTCAGCCACCTAACGGTCAAGTATTCTGGAAACCTGATGCCGAGCATAAGTCTCGCTATCCCGTTTCCCTGGCACGCAAGGGTATAGCCGGTTGCGCCATTTTTAAGGTTAATTTGGATGCACAAGGAAACACGGAGTCGGTTGTGCTATTGCGCAGTATTCCGACTGCGTCTTTATCCAGGCCGGGCAAGAAAATACTAAAAAGGTGGCCATGGTCACTGGCGTCGGATACTGCGCCTCAGGCTGAAGAGAAAATTGTGCGGCTCGATTTTTGTCTGGGAGGACAATCCGTTGATGAGGCACAGGCCAGATGTAAAGTACAGGCTTCGCTTAGTTGCGAAGCCTGA
- a CDS encoding DUF6435 family protein, translating to MFQFLKRDPVKKLRKAYDAKLEQAMHAQRNGDIRGYAMLTSEAESLWQQIEQLEKNNAS from the coding sequence ATGTTTCAATTCTTAAAACGTGATCCAGTCAAAAAGTTACGTAAGGCCTATGATGCAAAGTTGGAGCAAGCGATGCACGCTCAGCGTAATGGTGATATTCGCGGCTATGCGATGCTCACATCGGAGGCTGAGTCACTTTGGCAACAAATTGAGCAATTAGAAAAAAATAACGCCAGCTGA
- a CDS encoding phosphatidylserine decarboxylase encodes MTDISTIPLPEPINWDDISSLAELHIAGLDGVFLENQLNLLWYLEALAEVCSETHIARRKEIAAFWQPYLYREPGYTLQRFFAQWLTYTPTPDNPGQYIEYWDYLVNTESGLKLANDGYFRVWFRQFLNFHGDWINSTSSTATLSAWMNYTGTDQHPFNINHYERPDPHNPQGGFGSFNQFFLRNLKPGHRPLCHRAGEQGVIVSPCDGGVFFLDKGGYDVNESHANNHYVLPGKSGDRFNLIDAIPGYGRCFIGGPLLDILLWFTDYHHFHAPVSGTVIDQGLYEGAYNYDFDNFNPRHPYDPLPPKNSDKAGWYQKLGKHQRYVWVIKTPDLGLVAMIAIGFWGVGSIINAIENGAEVERGQYMGHFGYGGSSIVLAFEPGREYQFKVGEQPVRGPNNPTQMQVRGCLGRVAPPLEW; translated from the coding sequence ATGACTGACATTTCGACGATCCCCCTACCCGAGCCCATTAACTGGGATGACATCAGTTCTCTGGCAGAACTTCATATTGCGGGTCTGGATGGCGTTTTTCTTGAAAATCAGCTCAACCTGCTTTGGTACCTCGAAGCTCTCGCCGAAGTGTGCTCAGAAACCCACATAGCCCGACGTAAAGAGATAGCGGCTTTCTGGCAACCGTATTTGTATCGTGAGCCTGGCTATACCCTGCAAAGATTTTTTGCTCAGTGGTTAACTTACACACCCACACCAGACAACCCCGGCCAATACATCGAGTACTGGGACTATCTGGTGAATACAGAATCTGGCCTGAAACTGGCTAATGACGGCTACTTCAGAGTCTGGTTCAGACAATTTCTGAACTTCCATGGCGACTGGATAAACAGCACATCGTCCACCGCCACATTGAGTGCGTGGATGAACTACACTGGAACCGATCAGCACCCTTTTAATATTAATCACTACGAACGCCCGGACCCTCATAATCCTCAAGGTGGTTTTGGGTCTTTCAATCAGTTTTTCCTGCGTAACCTTAAGCCAGGACATCGCCCTCTTTGCCATAGAGCCGGCGAGCAAGGGGTGATAGTTTCACCCTGTGATGGCGGTGTCTTTTTCCTCGACAAAGGCGGCTATGACGTGAACGAAAGTCATGCCAATAACCACTATGTCCTGCCGGGCAAGTCCGGCGATCGATTTAATTTGATAGATGCTATCCCTGGGTATGGACGCTGTTTCATCGGTGGCCCGTTGCTGGATATCTTGCTTTGGTTTACGGATTACCACCACTTTCACGCCCCCGTTTCAGGTACTGTGATTGACCAGGGGTTGTATGAAGGCGCGTATAACTATGACTTTGATAACTTTAATCCTCGCCACCCCTACGACCCGCTACCGCCTAAAAATAGCGATAAGGCTGGCTGGTATCAAAAACTGGGTAAGCATCAGCGCTATGTTTGGGTGATAAAAACCCCCGACCTTGGGCTGGTGGCTATGATTGCCATTGGTTTTTGGGGCGTCGGGAGCATTATAAATGCCATAGAAAATGGCGCTGAGGTGGAGCGAGGTCAGTATATGGGTCACTTTGGCTATGGTGGGTCCTCAATTGTACTGGCGTTTGAACCCGGCAGAGAATATCAATTTAAAGTCGGTGAGCAACCAGTAAGAGGGCCAAATAACCCAACACAAATGCAAGTCAGAGGGTGTCTTGGCCGAGTTGCTCCCCCCCTTGAATGGTAA
- a CDS encoding SDR family oxidoreductase: MTQSVLVTGSNSGFGYLIANTLADNGFTVVGTMRDPQGRNASVANELRTKGIHVIDIDVTNDESVELGVKAAIEQAGHIDVLINNAGVGTLGWQESFDIEDFKRVFDINVFGVQRMTRALLPHMKQRGQGTLVQISSILGQFVLPFLGSYNATKHAVEGLAENYRVELSQFGIQSLIVQPGGFGTDFGANLLRSSDKAVTESYGEHADAPEQMWAGTEQGHDADNAPSPQMVADAVLALLQTEVSKRPFRTTVDGSGLNPVIEAVNEAREKAMQHIYAAYGMDAMFTVKQSS, translated from the coding sequence ATGACTCAATCAGTTTTAGTGACCGGCTCAAACAGCGGATTTGGCTACCTCATTGCGAACACACTGGCGGATAATGGTTTTACTGTAGTGGGCACCATGCGCGACCCGCAGGGGCGTAATGCCTCGGTTGCCAATGAGCTCAGAACGAAAGGGATCCATGTGATTGATATCGACGTGACCAACGATGAAAGTGTGGAGCTTGGGGTAAAAGCAGCAATTGAGCAGGCTGGGCATATTGATGTTCTGATCAACAATGCGGGCGTGGGTACCCTTGGTTGGCAAGAAAGCTTTGATATCGAAGATTTCAAACGTGTGTTTGATATCAATGTGTTTGGCGTGCAGCGTATGACACGTGCTTTGCTACCGCATATGAAACAACGTGGGCAGGGAACCTTAGTACAGATTTCCAGTATTTTAGGCCAGTTCGTATTGCCGTTCCTGGGCTCTTACAATGCAACGAAGCATGCGGTCGAAGGTCTGGCAGAAAACTATCGTGTAGAGTTGTCTCAGTTCGGTATTCAGTCTTTAATCGTGCAGCCGGGTGGGTTTGGCACTGATTTTGGCGCAAACTTGCTAAGATCAAGTGATAAAGCAGTCACCGAGAGCTACGGTGAGCATGCTGATGCGCCTGAGCAGATGTGGGCAGGCACAGAGCAAGGTCACGATGCGGACAATGCACCTAGCCCGCAAATGGTCGCAGACGCGGTACTGGCGCTGTTGCAAACAGAGGTGTCAAAGCGCCCGTTCAGAACCACAGTGGATGGCTCGGGCTTAAACCCGGTTATTGAAGCGGTCAACGAAGCGCGAGAAAAAGCCATGCAACATATCTATGCTGCCTACGGTATGGACGCTATGTTCACAGTAAAACAAAGCTCATAA
- a CDS encoding type 1 glutamine amidotransferase domain-containing protein, translating to MKLKTLAALTALIASPLTLADEILVVMSDTAQMTLKNGYDYKTGVYLNELMEPVKLFLDAGHTLTFASPKGMAPRLDPVSDTPDHFLNVSKANYEAHKALFNQLKIDDKTDSPVVSFARIEQIGIDKFDAVFVPGGHAPLGDLVANPQLGEFLRHFNAQKKPTGLVCHGPVALLSALPNAAQFEVAMKSGKSAKPADGWVYEGYRMTTFSNSEEAVATQYYLGGDELHYWPQDALTKAGGDYSRGEKDWHPHVVVDRELITGQNNKSSTGVALALLKQLDQ from the coding sequence ATGAAATTAAAAACACTCGCAGCACTAACAGCATTAATTGCAAGCCCACTGACTCTGGCCGATGAGATCCTCGTGGTTATGTCGGATACCGCGCAAATGACACTTAAAAACGGTTACGACTACAAAACAGGCGTTTATCTGAACGAGCTGATGGAACCGGTTAAGTTATTCCTGGACGCAGGTCACACGCTGACCTTTGCCTCACCAAAAGGTATGGCACCCAGACTGGACCCGGTATCTGATACACCCGACCACTTCCTGAACGTCAGCAAGGCGAACTATGAGGCGCACAAAGCGTTATTTAATCAGCTCAAAATTGATGATAAGACCGACAGTCCGGTTGTCAGCTTTGCTCGCATAGAGCAAATCGGTATCGACAAATTTGACGCGGTATTTGTGCCGGGCGGTCATGCACCTTTGGGCGATTTGGTAGCAAACCCGCAACTGGGCGAATTTTTACGTCACTTCAATGCCCAGAAAAAACCCACCGGCTTAGTGTGCCATGGTCCGGTAGCTTTGCTTTCGGCACTGCCAAATGCTGCACAGTTTGAGGTAGCCATGAAGTCGGGCAAGAGCGCCAAACCTGCAGATGGCTGGGTGTATGAGGGGTATCGCATGACCACATTCAGTAACTCAGAAGAAGCCGTGGCAACACAATATTACCTTGGCGGTGACGAACTCCACTATTGGCCACAGGATGCACTGACCAAAGCCGGTGGTGACTATTCTCGCGGTGAAAAAGACTGGCACCCACATGTTGTGGTTGACCGTGAATTGATCACCGGTCAGAACAACAAATCGTCCACAGGTGTGGCACTAGCATTACTTAAGCAACTTGATCAATAA
- a CDS encoding LysR family transcriptional regulator — translation MSNISDIELNQLRLLQLIFETKNLTRAGERAGLTQSAVSHTLKKLRHSFNDSLVIRQGNKLILTPRAEYLQSQLNRWLNDFERHILTQEQFEPAHSSRTFFIATSDLVEQSLAPVLIPHLSKVAPNIQVVFAKLDKRGFASQIESGEVDFSISVIESSHPALMVTTLYKDDYVSVVRHDHPCLDSALDLASYCRYPHILAGTGKDIRGTVDDALDKLGHTRKVQYKVANFSSAPYIVETSDAIFTAPRKFVAAIRSKFNIAEFEPPLSVPPFSMKMYWDIRNKDDHASRWFRQEIITVARQSAP, via the coding sequence ATGAGTAACATTTCAGATATCGAGCTGAATCAGCTGCGTCTGTTGCAGCTGATTTTTGAAACTAAAAACCTGACTCGGGCTGGAGAGCGTGCAGGTCTGACGCAGTCCGCTGTCAGCCACACCCTGAAAAAATTACGCCATAGTTTTAATGATTCACTGGTGATCCGTCAGGGCAATAAATTGATCCTGACGCCCCGTGCGGAATACCTGCAATCTCAGCTCAATCGCTGGCTGAATGACTTTGAACGTCATATCCTCACCCAGGAGCAGTTTGAGCCAGCGCACTCAAGTCGCACATTTTTTATCGCCACCAGCGACCTGGTCGAGCAGTCACTGGCGCCAGTTCTGATCCCTCACCTGAGCAAAGTCGCGCCGAATATTCAGGTGGTCTTTGCCAAGCTCGATAAACGCGGTTTTGCCAGTCAGATAGAAAGTGGTGAAGTAGACTTCTCAATCAGCGTGATAGAGTCCAGTCACCCTGCTCTGATGGTCACCACATTATACAAAGACGACTACGTGTCGGTCGTCAGGCATGATCACCCCTGTCTGGATTCAGCACTCGATTTAGCAAGTTATTGCCGCTACCCGCATATTCTGGCAGGCACAGGGAAAGACATTCGGGGTACTGTGGATGACGCGCTGGACAAGTTGGGACACACCCGAAAAGTCCAATACAAAGTCGCTAACTTCTCCAGCGCGCCTTATATTGTTGAAACCAGTGATGCGATTTTTACAGCACCACGCAAGTTTGTGGCCGCCATTCGTTCCAAATTCAATATTGCTGAGTTTGAGCCACCTCTGTCGGTACCCCCTTTTTCAATGAAAATGTACTGGGATATCCGCAATAAAGACGATCACGCAAGCCGCTGGTTCCGCCAGGAAATTATCACAGTTGCCCGTCAGTCTGCCCCCTGA
- a CDS encoding peroxidase, FMP-type produces MTSKTPQSSVRPYPELKDNEPTVPQFGVLDKLHGTWVNWKGGPKGLHTTPMPSPGTSSETVFGVFHFKSQQYREQLTFTKVNAPVRNRAGSNEQFNGPVKYETAIIDNNGDLQHFENGMYLWLGDNTMPWQEDGKYQNPRTMFSRPSTKESVRDDGGVPVISPGEQGPQFVPPHSISRSGVIPHGTTIHLTGNVTHFDKNETPDAPEKPEIAKLWEQPYLSISPTMGIDPERDLIPGSLKKPFWTNLPRDEQRDYPGQPKAHQGVNSARAYFLNIFNYDQYGAKFPYTVQPNLLLSEFNEDLNFKSYDLIELDSQHDTGVQGATVNNVMIERYCRVVRMRHRMWLEQIVIQDEAGKDKVIEQLQYEQIVDFEFMFGASGETTQWPHIQVNTLRRLEDIPEKDRYDAIELPEEEEEPVTKPKAQVHRMNHKAK; encoded by the coding sequence ATGACCAGCAAGACACCACAATCATCCGTTCGCCCTTATCCGGAATTAAAAGACAATGAACCCACAGTCCCGCAATTTGGCGTGCTCGATAAACTGCACGGTACCTGGGTAAACTGGAAAGGTGGACCAAAGGGGCTGCATACCACTCCCATGCCCTCTCCCGGCACTTCTTCAGAAACCGTATTTGGAGTTTTTCATTTTAAATCACAGCAATACCGCGAACAGTTAACCTTTACAAAAGTGAACGCGCCAGTTCGTAACCGTGCAGGTTCAAACGAGCAGTTTAATGGCCCGGTAAAATATGAAACAGCCATCATAGATAACAATGGCGACCTGCAGCACTTTGAGAATGGTATGTACCTGTGGCTGGGCGATAACACCATGCCATGGCAAGAAGATGGTAAATACCAAAACCCGCGTACTATGTTCTCCCGCCCTTCAACTAAGGAATCCGTCAGAGACGATGGTGGTGTGCCGGTCATTAGCCCAGGCGAGCAAGGCCCGCAGTTTGTTCCACCCCATTCTATCTCTCGCTCTGGCGTGATCCCCCATGGCACCACAATTCACCTAACTGGCAACGTTACGCATTTTGACAAGAATGAGACACCAGATGCTCCTGAAAAACCGGAAATTGCAAAACTGTGGGAACAACCATATCTGTCTATCTCTCCCACCATGGGTATAGATCCCGAGCGCGACCTGATCCCGGGTAGTCTGAAAAAGCCATTCTGGACAAACCTGCCACGGGATGAGCAAAGAGATTACCCTGGTCAACCCAAGGCACACCAGGGGGTCAATAGCGCACGCGCCTATTTCCTGAATATTTTCAACTACGATCAGTATGGCGCTAAGTTCCCCTACACCGTTCAGCCAAACCTGTTACTTTCAGAGTTCAATGAGGACTTAAACTTCAAAAGCTATGATCTGATCGAGTTAGACAGCCAGCACGATACTGGAGTGCAAGGCGCTACCGTAAACAATGTCATGATTGAGCGCTACTGTCGCGTTGTTCGGATGCGCCACCGTATGTGGCTCGAACAGATCGTCATACAGGACGAAGCAGGTAAGGACAAAGTTATCGAACAATTACAGTATGAGCAAATCGTGGATTTTGAATTTATGTTTGGTGCCAGTGGCGAAACCACACAGTGGCCGCATATTCAGGTCAATACATTGAGGCGTCTGGAAGATATTCCAGAAAAAGATCGTTATGACGCCATCGAGTTGCCGGAAGAAGAAGAGGAACCTGTCACCAAGCCCAAAGCACAGGTGCATCGCATGAACCACAAAGCCAAATAA
- a CDS encoding nuclear transport factor 2 family protein produces MKTCLKYVLILLCLISSGHSLASDKAGVLHALNDYLQGTRESDPARIKNAFHPQAQLLLSHDTKPFWTVTAGQYANWFNRQSEKQRRGKVLSLTIDGDIAMARLKITIASPYKAYVDHVLLKQIAGKWQIVSKTATDQSTQYKNKKILFIASSASFHGDTDLPAGTSFSELVYAYDTFIKAGYMVDFMSTQGGALSLAYVNTSVPIHKQYLYDPEFMYAIGHSLAPEQVDASQYHAVHYVGGSNAMYEVAEHPQIQAIAMAVYEQNNGIISAVCHGTAGIVNLKLKSGVYLVANKRVSGYPESFERQGAPYLKAFPFFIGERVKARGGEFLYGERNKPFVEIDGRLITGQNYLSSVAVAKAMIEVLDKQ; encoded by the coding sequence ATGAAAACCTGTCTTAAATACGTCCTGATTTTGCTATGTTTGATAAGCTCTGGACATAGTCTGGCGTCCGATAAAGCGGGTGTCTTACATGCTTTAAACGACTACTTACAGGGGACACGCGAGAGTGACCCTGCGCGCATCAAAAACGCATTTCATCCGCAAGCACAGTTGTTGCTGTCCCATGATACTAAACCATTCTGGACGGTGACAGCCGGGCAGTATGCAAACTGGTTTAATCGTCAAAGTGAAAAACAACGTCGGGGCAAAGTACTTTCGCTGACAATCGATGGTGACATTGCCATGGCGCGGCTAAAAATCACCATAGCGTCTCCTTACAAGGCATATGTCGATCATGTCCTGCTTAAACAGATAGCGGGGAAATGGCAGATTGTCAGTAAAACTGCGACGGATCAGAGTACTCAATATAAAAATAAAAAAATCCTCTTTATTGCATCGAGTGCCAGCTTTCACGGCGACACAGACCTGCCGGCCGGAACCAGTTTTTCTGAGCTTGTGTATGCCTATGACACGTTTATCAAAGCCGGATATATGGTGGATTTTATGAGTACCCAAGGGGGAGCATTGAGCCTTGCGTACGTGAATACGTCTGTACCGATCCACAAACAGTATTTGTACGACCCCGAATTCATGTATGCAATTGGTCACAGCCTGGCACCGGAGCAGGTCGATGCGTCACAATATCATGCTGTGCATTATGTTGGGGGAAGTAATGCCATGTACGAAGTTGCCGAGCACCCTCAGATCCAGGCGATTGCCATGGCGGTGTACGAGCAAAATAATGGCATTATTTCTGCGGTCTGCCATGGCACCGCTGGTATTGTGAATTTAAAACTGAAGTCGGGTGTGTATTTGGTGGCCAATAAACGTGTTAGTGGCTATCCGGAATCTTTTGAACGACAGGGCGCACCATATCTTAAGGCGTTCCCATTCTTTATCGGTGAGCGAGTAAAAGCCAGAGGGGGCGAGTTTTTATATGGCGAACGGAACAAGCCATTTGTTGAAATTGACGGCAGATTGATCACCGGGCAAAACTATTTGTCTTCAGTGGCCGTGGCGAAGGCCATGATAGAGGTGTTAGATAAGCAGTAG
- a CDS encoding AraC family transcriptional regulator, which translates to MEFSRYFLFFFASLGAFNGVLLAAWIYHKRREITGAPWLSLLLLMLSIRIGKSIAFYFSPGLSKDILQVGLSACCLIGPSLFSFCVRHPNPNKNSPVLRWHFAVWVLAVVFTGAVYPYHSNLELWQTWIYRGSGYAWLGYLIAASWLYRHKLVALWSRQSTPNWRDLPVVVLGGGWLIWLAYYTAAYTSYIMGALSFSMVLYLSIVVYSGGGRTKEKYAAQTISPQQSHELSTKLTQLFDEELLFTDSGMSLPRLAKRLGVSHTKLSQFLNQHYGCNFNQFINRYRVQHAQSLLLQEQSLTMEHLAELCGFNASSTFYTAFKKYAGQTPSQFRAQQTRKLSC; encoded by the coding sequence ATGGAATTCTCACGCTACTTTTTGTTCTTCTTTGCTTCGCTGGGAGCATTTAACGGAGTTTTACTTGCCGCATGGATTTATCACAAGCGACGCGAGATAACGGGTGCGCCCTGGTTATCCCTGCTATTGCTGATGCTGAGTATTCGTATTGGCAAATCGATTGCTTTTTATTTTAGCCCCGGGCTCAGTAAAGACATCTTACAAGTGGGGCTCAGTGCATGCTGCCTGATTGGTCCGAGCTTGTTTTCTTTTTGTGTGCGTCACCCTAACCCGAACAAAAACAGCCCAGTATTGCGATGGCATTTTGCAGTCTGGGTGCTTGCGGTTGTCTTCACTGGTGCTGTCTATCCCTATCATAGCAATCTGGAACTCTGGCAAACCTGGATATACAGAGGTTCAGGTTATGCCTGGCTTGGGTATTTGATAGCGGCAAGCTGGTTATACCGACATAAATTGGTTGCCTTATGGTCAAGACAAAGCACGCCAAACTGGCGTGATCTGCCCGTTGTTGTGTTAGGTGGCGGCTGGCTGATCTGGCTTGCTTACTATACAGCGGCGTACACGTCTTACATCATGGGGGCATTGTCATTTTCCATGGTGTTGTATCTGAGTATCGTGGTCTATTCAGGGGGAGGCCGAACAAAAGAGAAGTACGCGGCGCAGACGATATCACCGCAGCAGAGCCATGAACTATCAACCAAATTAACTCAACTGTTCGATGAAGAGTTGCTGTTTACCGACTCTGGTATGTCATTACCCAGATTGGCCAAGCGCTTGGGAGTCAGTCACACCAAGTTGTCACAGTTTTTAAACCAGCATTATGGTTGTAACTTTAATCAATTTATTAATCGTTACAGGGTACAGCATGCTCAGTCACTTTTGCTGCAAGAGCAAAGCCTGACGATGGAACACCTTGCGGAATTATGTGGCTTCAATGCCAGTTCGACATTTTACACCGCATTTAAGAAATACGCAGGTCAAACCCCGAGTCAGTTTCGTGCGCAACAGACTCGCAAATTATCATGCTGA